From a single Serratia surfactantfaciens genomic region:
- the lsrG gene encoding (4S)-4-hydroxy-5-phosphonooxypentane-2,3-dione isomerase: MHVTLVEINVKQDKIDEFVEVFRANHLGAIEEPGNLRFDVLQDEHIPTRFYIYEAYRDEQAVAAHKQTPHYLQCVEKLEALMTGPRKKTTFIGLMPE, translated from the coding sequence ATGCACGTCACATTGGTTGAGATCAACGTTAAACAGGACAAGATCGACGAATTTGTCGAGGTTTTCCGCGCCAATCACCTGGGGGCGATCGAAGAGCCGGGCAATCTGCGCTTCGACGTGCTGCAGGATGAGCATATTCCAACGCGGTTTTACATCTACGAAGCCTATCGCGACGAGCAGGCGGTGGCGGCGCACAAGCAGACTCCGCACTATCTGCAGTGCGTGGAGAAGCTGGAAGCGCTGATGACCGGTCCGCGCAAGAAAACCACCTTTATCGGCCTGATGCCGGAATAA
- a CDS encoding EamA family transporter, which yields MTLRDRLLALLVVVIWGVNFVVIKFGLQGMPPFLLAGMRFLLVALPAIFFIPRPTIPWKWLLLYGMTMSFAQFAFLFVAIKVGMPAGLASLVLQAQVFFTLLLGGVLMGDKLRVNHFVGIAIASGGMLVLAQASLHKPGSGAVPLAGLLLTLAAAFSWALGNLTNKKILAGFPQRNILSLVVWSAPIPVVPFLACSWLFDGPQAVLSSLSHVQLGTWLAVAYLAFAATLFGYSVWGSLLGRYETWRVAPLTLLVPLVGLFAAWLLLDEALSPAQFGGALLVLAGMAVNTFGLPRRRAAIAR from the coding sequence ATGACATTGCGCGATCGGCTGTTGGCGCTGTTGGTGGTGGTGATCTGGGGCGTGAATTTCGTCGTGATCAAGTTCGGTTTACAGGGCATGCCGCCGTTTCTGCTGGCCGGAATGCGTTTTTTGCTGGTGGCGTTGCCGGCGATCTTCTTTATCCCGCGCCCGACCATTCCGTGGAAATGGCTGTTGCTGTACGGCATGACCATGAGCTTCGCGCAGTTCGCTTTTCTGTTCGTCGCCATCAAGGTGGGCATGCCGGCGGGATTGGCTTCGCTGGTGCTGCAGGCGCAGGTGTTCTTCACCCTGCTGCTGGGGGGCGTGCTGATGGGCGACAAGCTGCGCGTCAATCATTTCGTCGGCATCGCTATCGCCAGCGGCGGCATGCTGGTGCTGGCGCAGGCCAGCCTGCATAAGCCGGGCAGTGGCGCGGTGCCTCTGGCGGGCCTGTTGCTGACCCTGGCGGCGGCGTTTTCCTGGGCGCTGGGCAACCTGACCAACAAGAAGATCCTGGCCGGTTTCCCGCAGCGTAATATCTTATCGCTGGTGGTGTGGAGCGCGCCGATCCCGGTGGTGCCGTTCCTGGCCTGCAGCTGGCTGTTCGACGGCCCGCAGGCGGTGCTGAGCAGCCTGAGCCATGTGCAGCTCGGCACCTGGCTGGCGGTTGCCTACCTGGCGTTCGCCGCCACGCTGTTCGGTTATTCGGTGTGGGGCAGCCTGCTGGGGCGCTACGAGACCTGGCGCGTTGCACCGCTGACGCTGCTGGTGCCGCTGGTCGGGCTGTTCGCCGCCTGGTTGCTGCTGGACGAAGCGCTGTCGCCGGCTCAGTTCGGCGGCGCATTGCTGGTGCTGGCCGGCATGGCGGTCAATACCTTCGGGCTACCGCGCCGCCGGGCGGCGATCGCGCGTTAA
- a CDS encoding LysE family translocator: MNIYLSMAAFALAASITPGPVNIVALSAGAQFGFGATQRHVFGATLGFTLLLVLLGLGMHQLLILWPALTRLIQWAGVAFLLFMAYRLAFDDGNLGRGAARPPSWRYGALMQWLNPKAWLASVASLGAFVGDGDWLLLWQFAGLYFVICYVSVACWAYVGAMLRGLLRQARNVQRFNRAMALLLAASACYLLAEGF; the protein is encoded by the coding sequence ATGAACATTTACCTCTCTATGGCCGCGTTTGCGCTGGCGGCCTCCATCACCCCCGGCCCGGTCAACATCGTCGCATTGAGCGCCGGGGCGCAATTCGGCTTTGGCGCGACCCAGCGTCACGTGTTCGGCGCCACGCTGGGGTTTACCCTGTTGTTGGTGCTGCTGGGATTGGGCATGCACCAGCTGCTGATCCTGTGGCCGGCGTTGACCCGCTTGATCCAGTGGGCCGGCGTGGCCTTCCTGCTGTTTATGGCTTATCGCCTGGCGTTTGATGATGGCAATTTGGGCCGCGGCGCGGCGCGGCCGCCTTCCTGGCGCTACGGTGCGCTGATGCAATGGCTGAACCCCAAGGCGTGGCTGGCGTCGGTGGCCAGCCTCGGCGCCTTTGTCGGCGACGGCGATTGGCTGCTGCTGTGGCAGTTCGCCGGGCTCTACTTCGTGATTTGCTATGTTTCGGTGGCCTGCTGGGCCTATGTCGGCGCGATGCTGCGCGGCCTGCTCAGGCAGGCGCGCAACGTGCAGCGTTTCAACCGCGCGATGGCGCTGCTGTTGGCGGCCAGCGCCTGCTATCTGCTGGCTGAGGGTTTTTGA
- a CDS encoding AraC family transcriptional regulator, producing the protein MSEKTPQFWRDPQLPFVEARAIEDGRQVCYSLHSHEFFSIGAITGGISTYVNGERRMQVGAGDLVIINPQQAHACNPIADRRWSYIMFYLDLAWIGALQQELLGGDGDRFVPFSQPLSRDPELFSGLNRLYALLTTPQCGALEKQIAMVEYFSALLRALGDIRHPETTPHPRLEAAAAFIDAHCTQALTLEDICRAAALSPSYLIRAFRQRYGMTPHAYLVNRRVQHGHRLLKSGLPIAAAASESGFADQAHFQRTFKQLLAATPGQYQKPSASR; encoded by the coding sequence ATGAGTGAAAAAACGCCGCAGTTCTGGCGCGATCCGCAGTTGCCGTTTGTCGAAGCACGCGCCATCGAGGATGGCCGCCAGGTGTGCTACAGCCTGCACAGCCACGAATTCTTTTCCATCGGCGCCATCACCGGCGGCATCAGCACCTATGTCAACGGCGAGCGGCGCATGCAGGTCGGCGCCGGCGATCTGGTGATCATCAACCCGCAGCAGGCGCATGCCTGCAACCCGATAGCCGACCGCCGTTGGTCGTACATCATGTTCTATCTCGATCTCGCCTGGATCGGCGCACTGCAGCAGGAACTGCTCGGCGGCGACGGCGACCGTTTTGTCCCCTTTAGCCAACCGCTTAGCCGCGATCCAGAGCTGTTCAGCGGCCTGAACCGGCTGTACGCGCTACTGACGACTCCGCAGTGCGGCGCGCTGGAAAAGCAGATCGCCATGGTGGAGTATTTCAGCGCCCTGCTGCGCGCGCTGGGTGACATCCGCCATCCCGAAACAACGCCGCATCCCCGGCTGGAAGCGGCGGCGGCGTTCATCGACGCGCACTGCACCCAGGCACTGACGCTGGAAGACATTTGCCGCGCCGCCGCCCTGTCGCCCTCTTACCTGATCCGCGCCTTCCGCCAGCGTTACGGCATGACGCCGCACGCCTATCTGGTCAATCGCCGCGTGCAGCACGGCCACCGCCTGTTGAAAAGCGGCCTGCCGATCGCCGCCGCCGCCAGCGAAAGCGGTTTTGCCGATCAGGCGCACTTTCAGCGCACCTTCAAACAGCTGTTGGCCGCCACGCCGGGCCAGTATCAAAAACCCTCAGCCAGCAGATAG
- a CDS encoding DUF7661 family protein — MMIFNVFGRLVGVKRIGDEWRLFRVTLPERKYSPNYDIVLPAELREEEIAGYLGDIYHEAATPQRPDVFRVE, encoded by the coding sequence ATGATGATTTTTAACGTGTTCGGCCGCCTGGTGGGCGTGAAGCGCATCGGGGACGAATGGCGGCTGTTCCGCGTGACGCTGCCGGAGCGCAAGTATTCCCCCAACTACGATATCGTGCTGCCGGCCGAACTGCGCGAAGAGGAGATCGCCGGCTATCTGGGGGATATCTATCACGAGGCGGCGACGCCGCAGCGGCCGGACGTGTTTCGCGTCGAATAG